DNA from Verrucomicrobiales bacterium:
AGGTTTGGAGATCTGGCCGGGCGGGAATCGAGCAATCATTTCCAATAGAACTATCTGTGAACGTCACGCTAGAACACCTCGGTCCTTGCAAGAAACTCCTCCGCATTGAGGTGGATGCCTCGCGGGTTAAGAGCGCTTATCAAGAAGTCACGACCTACTTCGCAAAGCACGCTTCGCTGCCCGGTTTCCGGCCTGGTAAAGCCCCGCGTGAGATGATCTTGAAGAAGTTTGATGCGGATATCCAAAAGGAAGTGCGCCAGAAGCTTTACGGCGACATTTTCCGCGATGCCGTGAAACAGCATGAGTTGGAGGTGGTAGCCAACCCTGATGTCGAAGAGATCCAATTTGGCATCGATCAGGATGCCAAGGTCGCTTTCACGGTTGAGACCGCGCCGAAATTTGAGGTTCCGGAATATCGTGGCCTCGCCGCCAAGCGCGGGAACACCAAGGTCAGCGACGAGGATATCGATCGCGCCTTGGATGCGCTTCGGGAACGTAAGTCCACTTTTGAGACAGTAGATCGCGCGGCTGAGTCTGGTGACTTCGTGGTCGTCAACTACCAAGGTTCTTGCGAGGGACAGCCCATCACCGCACTGGCTCCGACTGCCAAGGGCCTAACGGAACAGAAGAACTTCTGGATGCGTCTCGAGAAGGATTACTTCATCCCTGGCTTTACCGACCAATTGGTGGGTGCCAAGGCCGGTGATCGCCGGACGGTGAACGTTGACTTCCCGGCGGACTTCGTGACGCCCCAGCTCCAGAACAAGAAGGGCGCGTTTGAAGTGGAGGTTGTGGAGGTGAAAAATCGGATTTTGCCTGCTCTGGATGATGCCTTCGCCCAGGGTTGGAAGGCCGAGAATCTCCATCAGCTCCGCGAGGGCGTGCGCTCCGATTTGCAGAACGAACTGAACAGCAAGGATCACCGCAACGTTCGTTCCCAGGTCGTTCAGTCCCTGATGGAAAAAGTCCAGTTCGACCTCCCCGAGGTCTCTGTCAATCAGGAGACCCGGAACGTGGTCTACAACATCGTGGCTGAG
Protein-coding regions in this window:
- the tig gene encoding trigger factor, with protein sequence MNVTLEHLGPCKKLLRIEVDASRVKSAYQEVTTYFAKHASLPGFRPGKAPREMILKKFDADIQKEVRQKLYGDIFRDAVKQHELEVVANPDVEEIQFGIDQDAKVAFTVETAPKFEVPEYRGLAAKRGNTKVSDEDIDRALDALRERKSTFETVDRAAESGDFVVVNYQGSCEGQPITALAPTAKGLTEQKNFWMRLEKDYFIPGFTDQLVGAKAGDRRTVNVDFPADFVTPQLQNKKGAFEVEVVEVKNRILPALDDAFAQGWKAENLHQLREGVRSDLQNELNSKDHRNVRSQVVQSLMEKVQFDLPEVSVNQETRNVVYNIVAENQQRGVAKELIEQQKDQIYAAAAQTAKDRVKASFLFNKIAIKEGIKVSNDELNVRVVAMARHYQTTPEKLVKELEKRNGLQDIYNQMLHEKVVDFLQQHAKIEEATA